A single region of the Anguilla rostrata isolate EN2019 chromosome 11, ASM1855537v3, whole genome shotgun sequence genome encodes:
- the atp5pb gene encoding ATP synthase F(0) complex subunit B1, mitochondrial: protein MLSRLVLVSGSALKSSGPLGAGLVQASRTLHTSPQSLAPVPPLPEKGGKTRHGIIPEEFFQLLYPKTGVTGPYMLGTGLLLYMLSKEIYVINHETFAAASIGIVLVYGVKKFGPSVAAFADKLNEEKVAKAQEVKDLAMSSLAEAIEDEKKEQWRVEGRGMLFDAKRNNVQMLLETNHRERQHMVTNEVKKRLDYQIALQNLHRRLQQEHLVNWVEKSVIGSITPQQEKESIAKCITDLKLLAKSTQAKATV, encoded by the exons ATGCTGTCTAGGTTGGTGCTCGTTTCAG GGTCTGCCCTGAAAAGCAGTGGGCCACTCGGGGCAGG CCTGGTGCAGGCGTCTCGCACCCTCCACACGTCCCCACAGAGTCTGGCCCCTGTGCCCCCACTACCTGAAAAAGGCGGCAAAACTCGCCATGGCATCATCCCAGAGGAGTTTTTCCAGCTTCTGTACCCCAAGACTGGAGTCACAG GCCCCTACATGCTGGGCACGGGCCTGCTCCTCTACATGCTCTCCAAGGAGATCTACGTCATCAACCACGAGACTTTCGCTGCCGCGTCCATCGGAATCGTGCTTGTCTACGGCGTCAAGAAGTTCGGACCCTCCGTGGCGGCCTTCGCCGACAAACTGAACGAG GAGAAAGTGGCCAAGGCTCAGGAGGTGAAGGATCTGGCGATGTCCAGCCTGGCTGAGGCCATCGAGGACGAGAAGAAGGAGCAGTGGAGAGTGGAAGGGCGTGGCATGCTGTTCGATGCCAAGAGG AACAATGTGCAGATGCTGCTGGAGACCAATCACAGGGAGCGGCAGCACATGGTGACCAATGAAGTGAAGAAGAGGCTGGACTACCAGATCGCCCTGCAGAATCTGCACCGCCGCCTGCAGCAGGAGCACCTGGTCAACTGGGTGGAGAAGAGTGTCATCGGCAGCATCACTCCTCAGCAG GAGAAGGAGAGCATTGCCAAGTGCATcacggacctgaagctgctggcCAAATCCACCCAGGCCAAGGCCACTGTCTGA